The following proteins are co-located in the Apium graveolens cultivar Ventura chromosome 5, ASM990537v1, whole genome shotgun sequence genome:
- the LOC141662007 gene encoding serine carboxypeptidase-like 45 isoform X2 codes for MGFFTLPLILFLLLNCCSMIKASLYHSDKIINLPGQPQVGFQQFSGYVTLDDKKQRALFYYFVEAEIDPASKPLVLWLNGGPGCSSLGVGAFSENGPFRPNGEVLVRNDYSWNTEANMLYLETPVGVGFSYSNESSTMTVDDEITARDNLVFLQRWFLKFPQYKGRDLFITGESYAGHYVPQLAQLMTQFNRKHKLFNLKGIALGNPVLDFATDYNSRAEFFWSHGVISDSTYNIFTTVCNYSRYVGEYYRDSISPLCSKVMAQVNKETSKFVDMYDVTLDVCVSSVFAQSKVISTQQVSERIDVCLDDETVNYLNRKDVQKALHARLVGVRKWDVCNNVLDYDWLNIEIPTISIVGSLLKEGIPVLVYSGDQDSVIPLTGSRKLVHRLAKQLGLKTTVPYSVWFEGQQELYLEKDHQGAKIII; via the exons ATGGGTTTTTTCACACTTCCTCttattctttttcttcttctcaATTGTTGTTCTATGATCAAGGCTTCATTGTATCACTCTGATAAGATTATCAATCTCCCTGGCCAACCTCAAGTGGGCTTTCAACAATTCTCAGGCTATGTTACTCTAGATGACAAGAAACAAAGAGCTCTCTTTTACTACTTTGTTGAGGCAGAGATTGATCCTGCTTCTAAGCCTCTGGTCCTTTGGCTCAATGGAG GTCCTGGTTGTTCTTCTCTTGGTGTTGGGGCATTTTCTGAGAATGGACCTTTTAGACCAAATGGGGAAGTCTTGGTTAGGAATGATTATAGTTGGAACACAG AAGCTAATATGCTCTACTTAGAGACACCAGTAGGAGTGGGATTTTCTTACTCAAATGAATCATCAACAATGACAGTTGATGATGAAATAACAG CCAGGGATAATCTTGTGTTCTTGCAACGTTGGTTCTTAAAGTTTCCTCAGTATAAGGGTAGAGATTTGTTCATAACAGGAGAAAGTTATGCAG GTCACTATGTCCCTCAGCTTGCACAGCTCATGACTCAGTTCAATAGAAAGCATAAGTTGTTCAATTTGAAAGGGATTGCG CTTGGTAATCCAGTGTTAGATTTTGCAACCGACTACAATTCAAGGGCTGAGTTCTTCTGGTCACATGGAGTAATATCAGATTCAACATACAATATCTTCACTACTGTGTGCAACTATTCTCGCTATGTTGGTGAATATTATAGAGACTCCATTTCACCATTATGTTCTAAAGTGATGGCTCAAGTGAACAAAGAAACCAGTAAGTTTGTGGACATGTATGATGTTACCCTTGATGTCTGTGTTTCATCAGTTTTCGCACAATCCAAAGTTATTAGTACCCAG CAAGTCTCTGAACGGATTGATGTGTGCTTGGACGACGAGACTGTTAATTATCTGAATCGAAAAGATGTCCAGAAGGCACTTCATGCTCGCCTTGTTGGAGTCCGAAAGTGGGATGTTTGCAACAA TGTTTTGGACTACGACTGGCTTAACATTGAGATACCTACGATCTCTATAGTGGGATCACTTCTTAAGGAAGGAATTCCAGTCTTGGTTTATAG CGGGGATCAGGATTCAGTTATTCCATTGACTGGAAGTCGCAAATTGGTTCATAGGCTGGCAAAGCAACTCGGACTAAAAACAACTGTACCTTACAGTGTCTGGTTTGAAGGGCAGCAG